The following nucleotide sequence is from Phycisphaera sp..
GGGGATAGTGCGGACGTGGTTTCCCGTAAAAGCATGTAGTGGCTCATCGGTCACATGGAAGTAGCCACGGCCCTCCAGCACGATGATGAACCGGTCCGAGTGCTCGTGGGCATGCATGGGCAGATCGCGGGCGTTGGCCTTCCAGTGCAGCTTGGCGAGGGCGTCGCGTCGGTCGGGATGGACGAGCTCATTGCCACGCCAGACGGCCCCGCCGACGTGGTCGCTGCCCTCGAACGGGAACCGGAGCTCGATGGGGTGGTCAGCCTCCAGTTGGGCTACGAGGCGAGAAAATGAGACGCCCCGGCCGGTGCCTCGAACGCGGCCGAGGGCGGCGCAAGGTCCGTCGGAGTGTGCCCCAAGATCTTCCAGGACTTCTTGTGCCGCGTCCAGAAGGGCTTCGAGAATACCGATGCCCCGTGGTTGGCCCGGACGCTCTGGGTTGAGTTGGATCGGGTCGAGTTCGATGGCGTGCCGCATTGCTATTCCTCCATGTCACGAATAGTATGGTAACGAATAGTCGGTAGACTTCTAGTCACCTTGGCCAGACGCTGTTCGCCGTGGCCAAGGGCGGTTTTGTCATCCGGTTTGGAGAGATGGTGCGGCAGCGCCGGGAAGCTCTGGAGCTGTCCCAAGAGGAACTGGCGAGCCGTGCCGGGTTGCACAGAACCGCGATAACGATGATCGAGCGGGCCAAGCGATCGTCTACGCTCGAGACCATCGAGAAGCTGGCCCTAGCCCTCCAGATCCAGCCGTCTGAGCTCATCCCGGACATCGAATTACGCCGGGGTCGCCGCTAGCCCTTTACGAGCCCTGGCTGGGTGTGGTACACCGGCTGGAATGACCGCTCAGTCCAACCTCGATTTTTGCTTCCGTATCGACGTGCTCTTGGAGGAGTACCGGGCGCTCTATGGCCTTGCCCAGTTCCGCATGGCCGCGCTCGACCGTCGTGTACCGCTCGCGGGCACGGCCCTGGCCCTATCACTCGGCGGGGCGTTCGTCTCGCCCTTGTCCGTCCAGATCGTGGTGCTGGTCGTGCTCCCAATCGCCGTGGCGTGGCTGGTCCGCACCACGATCAACCACGCTCGCTCCTTCGAAGATGCACT
It contains:
- a CDS encoding helix-turn-helix transcriptional regulator, which encodes MAKGGFVIRFGEMVRQRREALELSQEELASRAGLHRTAITMIERAKRSSTLETIEKLALALQIQPSELIPDIELRRGRR
- a CDS encoding cupin domain-containing protein translates to MRHAIELDPIQLNPERPGQPRGIGILEALLDAAQEVLEDLGAHSDGPCAALGRVRGTGRGVSFSRLVAQLEADHPIELRFPFEGSDHVGGAVWRGNELVHPDRRDALAKLHWKANARDLPMHAHEHSDRFIIVLEGRGYFHVTDEPLHAFTGNHVRTIPARERDVFAFTRSVVHTFSTADHGMTLLSCQLPFLPFDDPGQYTLPEVRWTAAKYTTDADARVAFDPNWRLLC